Genomic DNA from Paenibacillus donghaensis:
CCGCCAACTTTCTGCAGATCAGGCTCTCTAATTCCAAAAACATGGCTAGTAGGGTCATGGAACTTTCAATGCCAATAGGGCATTATACGGATTATGAAGCGGAGCCTACTTGCGGTATCGCCACAAGAGAACGGATGATTGGCTATTATGATGATCCCCGGTACTTTCTTGATCCCGAACGTGTTCATGCGGGCATTTTCTGGTTCTCAAAAGGGTTTGTGGAGTATAAAATACCCAATTATTTGTTTGAAGATCAACTCGCCATAGAGATTGAAATCTCTATGGAAATCAGTTCGGAGGCTCCACACATTAATGAAAAATGGCCTTCGGATATTATGTTTACTCTAAACGGTGTAATCTTGGGGATATGGACCAGTCCGGGTGATTTCGGAGAAAATAAAGGGCGGTATACACCTTCCTGGTGGCATTCCGATGTCAACCAGTACGGGTTGATGAAGGTATTGCGTATTAATTCAGCTGGTACTTATATGGATGGTCAGCAAATCTCGGACATCACATTAAAGGATGTTAAGTGGAATACGGATCAATGGAGTTTTCGGATCACTGCAGAGCCAGCGGCTCGAAGGCGGGGGGGTCTTACAGTTTTTGGAAGAGGTTTCGGTAATTACGACCAGGACATTGTAATCAGGGTGTATTATGAGTAGCAGTTACCAGTGATCGATGACCGGGAGACGAAGAAGGTTTTTTTTGAGAGACGCAATCTTCCTGAATAAAAAGGCAATCTCCTTTTTGAGGAGATTGCCTTTTTCTGTTTGGCGTGCCCAGAGTCACGCATTATCTAGTTGGTGAAAGTCCAACCAAAGGAGGGGCCAAGCCACCTGCATTCCGTGTCCCGTTCTGCAGCTGGTTCCAAGCTGCAATAGAGTCTGGACTGGTGTAAATATAGGGGGTGGAGGGCTGAGAAACCGGTGTTACTGAATCGGCGGCAATTTGCATGATTTCCGCTCCCTTGTATTGAAGCACATGCAATTTGCCCCGGACTTCTATCCAAGTATCCGCTGGCAGATTTATAGTTGTTTTGGGGTCAACCATAATACCAAAAGGGGTGGCGTCGGCGGTGCAGCATTGCACGAGAAACCGGCTTACGGCAAAGGTTCTTTCCAGGCTATCGGCTGGATCACGGTATAAAAACCCGGAGACGGCAATCTCCTTGCCTTCAAAAGATTCTTTATACATGTCAATAGCCCCGAAGGTTTCGGAGAAAAGCTCGGGATGTACAGTAATTACGGGTTGTTCGAATAACCGTTTGGCCAGCAAGGAAAATTCTTCGTTATAGGGACTGGAAGGCTCGAAATTGACGTTGTTTTTGGAGTCCGAGACGGTATAGGTCAGGGCGAGTCCCTTTTGGGCTGCCACCATGCTACCAAGTGCTCGATCGGGCAGAAGGAAACCGAGCAGCAGTGGAAAGAGAAACAATCCGTAAAGAGCGGCGCCGCGGAAGCCCCGAGAGGGGAGACGGTGGTCACAGTTGCAGAAGGTGCTGCCCAAGCCGAACAATGCTTGCAGCGTCAAGCTTAGAGCCATCAGCACAAGCGGGACCGGACAAAGCCTGATCCATCGTGCCAGCTTGGGTGCAACATAATAGTGGAGAGCATCCTGCTGAACCAGATGCCCGATATACAGAGCAAAGACCAGCAGAATAACCGCTCTGAGTACATAATGCAGACGTAAACCCAGGGAATCGTTCATTGGGCAGCCTCCTTGAGGTTATTCATTATATGGTCTGTACCTCCTCTAATATTTCTGAAAATGAAAGAATCATAGTTTTATAATTCCATCTATACGTCATTTGCCACTCGAAAAGACCAAATCAGCATTCCTTATACAAATTAAGCAGTAAAAAATATAGATTGACAATGTAAATCTATACCATTAAAATAATGCTCAGCCAGTGATAAACGTAATCATTACTATTAAGGAGGGGTTTTATGAAGAAGAATAGAAACGGAATCAGTAAAAGTTTGACTATATCTTATTTAGCAATAGCATTATCTCTGCTTATTTTATTGACAGGCTGTGCATCCAGTTCTAATGAATTGGTGAATTCATCCCGTTCACAGAATTCAACAACCGTTAAGGAAGATTTGGTACTTGCCGTAGGGATTATGGACGGCGGGCAGTTTGATCCCAAAAAGGGTTGGGGGATGACACAAATCCGTCTGACCCATAGCTCACTGCTGGCTATTGACTCTGATCTTAACTTTATTGGGGATCTTGCGAAATCTTATACCATCAGTGAGGATGCCCTTACGTGGACTTTCCCGCTTCGCGAAGACGCCAAATTCTCTAATGGTGAGCAGGTTACTCCGGAAGATGTCAAGTTTACATACGAAATGCTTAAAGAAGACGGCATTAAATTCGATTTGTCTTTCGTTAAATCCATAGATGTAGTAGAAGACAATACCATTGCGATTACTCTTAACGAGCCTCGTTCAACATTTGTAAGCCAACTCACAGAGATCGGAATCGTACCTAAAGCCCACTACGATGAACATTATTCCGAAAACCCGATTGGCTCCGGTCCTTATCAGGTGGTCCAGTACAATGAGGGACAACAAGTCATCATGCAGTACAATCCTTATTGGTATGGCAAAGAACCCCAGTTCAAAAAATTGACCTTCCTTCTTCTCGAAGAAGATGCTGCCCTTGCAGCTGCAAAGGCTAGTCAAGCCGACATTGTATACGTTCCGCCGACGTTCGCAGAACAAAAGGTAGAGGGAATGACCCTTCGCACCTATGAGAGTATCGATTCCCGTGGGATCATGCTGCCTGCCGTGCCCAGCGGAGGTAAAGGCCTGACCAACGGCAAGGAAGTTGAGGTGGGCAACGACGTGACTTCAGATCTCGCAATCCGCCAGGCGCTCAATATTGGATTGGATCGCCAGAAGCTTCTGGATGTCGCACTCGATGGACACGGTAAAAAAGCATATTCCCTGGCAGATGGCTTGCCATGGTTTAATGAAGAAACGGTAATTGAGGACGGGAAGATTGAAGCTGCAACAAAAATCCTCGCCGACGGCGGCTGGGTAGATACGAACAAGGACGGTATTGTGGAAAAAGACGGTCTTAAAGCAGAGTTTGACATGTACTTCAGCTCCAGTGATCAGCTTCGCAGTGACCTTTCCCTGGCTGCTGCAGATCAAGCGAGTGCCTTCGGCATCAAGATTAATCTCATTGGGGTTACATGGGACGAGATTTATCTAAAAGGTAAGACAGCAGCAGTGGCATGGGGAGGCGGTAGACATCACCCTTACCAACTGTATACGATGAATTCCTCGGAGCAGATTGACAAGGGCATCGGCAATATGTCTAATTACCATAATCCCAAGGTGGATGAGTATCTGCATCAGGCACTCACGTCTTCCTCACTTGAAGAGGCCAATACATATTGGAAGCTTGCTCAATGGGATGGAGAAACGGGGTTTAGTGGTATCGGGGATGCTCCGATAGTTTGGCTGGTGCGCGTAGACCACTTGTACTTGGCAAATGAGAAGCTGGATCTTGGCAAACAGCCGATTCACTCGCACGGCCATGAGTGGGCATTGTTCGGCAATGTGACCGAATGGTCATGGGGCAAGTGATTGTCTGGGAGGAGGGGAGATATTGTGGCAAAAAACATCGTTATTAGGCTGATTCGCGTGGTAACTCTGCTGATTGGATTATCCATTCTGACCTTTTCTCTTATTCATCTGTCTCCAATGGACCCGGTCAATGCATATATCGGGGGGGACAGCTCAGCGTCGCCAGAGCAAATTGAAAAAATCAAAGAATATTGGGGTGTAGATAAAAGCCCGGTGGAACAATATATTTCCTGGGCAAAAGCACTGCTGCAGGGCAATTTCGGGATTTCAAAGCTTTATCGCAGCCCTGTCATCGATATTATTCAAAGCCGTTTTTTAACATCACTTGCCTTAATGGGAACAGCGTGGATTTTATCGGGAGTGATTGGATATGTGCTTGGAATGACAGCCGCGATAAACCGGGGCAAATGGATTGACAAAATCATTAAATGGTACAGCTATACTCTGGTATCCACTCCAATCTTTTGGATGGGACTCATTCTTTTAATTGTTTTTGCTGTCTGGCTCAAATGGTTTCCCGTGGGTTTGGCCATGCCGGGGGGGATGATGGAGAGCGAGGTGCGGTTCGTAGACCGGATTCATCATTTTGTGTTGCCGGCTCTGACATTAAGTATTCTGGGAGTCGCCAATGTAGCGATGCATACCCGCGAGAAAATGATTGATATTTTAAACACAGAGTATGTCATTTTTGCTAGAGCCAGAGGCGAAAGCAAGTGGCAGATATTCAAAAATCATGGGGTTCGAAATTCTATCATTCCCGCAATTTCCCTACAATTCGCTTACTTTGGCGAACTTTTCGGGGGCTCTATGCTGGCGGAGCAGGTGTTTGCTTATCCTGGGTTGGGCAGCACCTTGACCACTGCGGGTTTAAAGGGTGATCTCCCTTTAATGGTGGGAATTATTCTGATTAGCTCCCTGTTTGTTTTTGCAGGGAATCTGGTTGCCGATATTTTGAATAAGGTTGTGGATCCGCGTATGAAGGGGGAGGCCTGAGATGCTGACCATACAAGAGGGAATGAATGTGCGCAAGAAAATGATTTTGCTGCTTGCGATATCTTCCGGCTTTCTGTTGACTATACTGATTCTCAGCTTTTGGCTCAGCAATGACAATCTTCGATTAAGCGCTGCGAACAAAAATCTTGCTCCAAATCTTCAATATATATTCGGAACGGATTGGCTCGGGCGCGATATGTTTACACGTACCATTAAAGGACTGCGCCTGTCACTGGCGGTGGGAGCCTTTGCCTCTATTCTCAGTGTCTTAATCGCAACTGTAATGGGGATTTGTGCGGCGACCTTTGGCAAAACGGTAGATGCAGTTATTTCCTGGATAATCGATTTGTTTATTGGTATGCCCCATCTCGTTTTTATGGTATTGATCTGCTTCATAGTAGGTGGCGGAATACATGGAATCGTACTTGGCGTTTCTCTTACGCATTGGACGGGGCTGGCACGGGTGGTTCGCTCCGAAGTACTGCAGATTAAAGGTGCGGAATACATTCAAATATCAAAAAGCTATGGGAAATCTGCATGGTACATCGCAACAAAGCATATATTACCCTCAATTTTTCCTCAGATTATGATTGGTTTCCTGCTGATGTTTCCACATGTGATTTTGCATGAAGCAGCATTGACTTTCCTGGGTTTTGGGCTTTCTCCGCAAACTCCGGCTATCGGCATCATATTATCTGAGGCGATGAATCATATTTCTACCGGCAAATGGTGGTTGGTGGTGTTTCCGGGACTACTCCTGGTTGTAGTGGTTAAAAGCTTTGACAGTATTGGCGAGCAGCTTCGCATTCTGATGGAACCTGCCAGCTCCAATGAATAGAGGGATGGACAATGAGTAACTCACAGAAAAAACGGCTGTTACAGGTAGAGAACCTGTCCATTGGCTTCTCACAATATTTTAAGGGTACGCAAAAACGTATGATCCACCCCATAGCTGATATGCATGTGAACATAGATGAAGGTGAAATTGTAGCAGTGGTAGGAGCCAGCGGTTCAGGGAAAAGTCTGTTGGCACACGCTGTGCTGGGGATCTTGCCAGGCAATGCCATCACCAGCGGGAGTATCCTGTACCAAGGAGAAGAGTTGACACAAAAGAGAAAGGAACAGCTCCGAGGACGGGAAATCTCCTTCATTCCACAGTCCGTTAATTATCTTGATCCTCTCATGCGTGTCGGGAAGCAGGTACAGATCGGGCTGGATCGGACAACCGCACAGGTACAACAAGATGATCTGTTTGCACGGTACGACCTGAAAAAGAGTGATGGAAGACTGTTTCCGTTTGAATTATCGGGCGGAATGCTGCGCAGGGTGTTGTTTGCGACAAGTGTCAGAGAAGGGGTGAAGCTGGTCATTGCCGATGAGCCGACCCCTGGAATTCATCCGGAAGCACTCTCCGAAATCTTGCGGCAACTTAAGCAATTTGCGAAAGATGGTGCCGGGGTCATGCTGATTACTCATGATATTATGTCGGCGCTGGAAATTGCAGACCGGGTGGCCGTGATCAAGGATGGAACTACGGTGGAAATCTCCGACGTGTCAGCTTTTGAAGGCCAAGGCGATCGTTTGATAACCGATTACACTCGAAGGTTGTGGCGGGCCTTGCCGCAGAATGATTTTGATTTGGAATTCAAGAGAAAGGCGGAGGAGTCATGTCTCTGATTGGAGAAAACTTAAGTCACTATTATCAAAAGGAACGCTGGATATTCAAGGATATCAACCTTTCAGTAGCCCCGGGCGAGGTTCTTGGTTTATCCGGTTACAGCGGATGCGGAAAGACTACACTGGCCAGAATATTGGCCGGGTATCTCTCTCCCCGTGAAGGGCAGGTAACTACAGATCAGAAAGCTATAAAGGAGCATGATTTTCGGCCTGTCCAATTAATCTACCAGCATCCGGAAAAAGCAATTAACCCCAAGTGGCGTATGCGGGAGGTTGTGACTGAGTCCTATACTCCTTCCCAGGACATTCTAGACGCTTTCGAGATACGAAAGGAATGGATGGATCGTTGGCCGATTGAGCTTTCAGGAGGGGAGAAGCAGCGCTTCTGCATCGTCCGTTCCCTTAATCCCGCTACAAGATATATTATTGCTGACGAGATGACTACGATGCTGGACGCTATTACACAGGCGCAAATTTGGAATGCGTTTCTCCGCATCTGTAAAAGTAGAGATATCGGCGTTATTGTGGTCAGCCATGAGACCAGCCTTCTCAACCGGTTATGCGATACTATCTTTATGATTTGTGCTGAGAAATAAAGCCAACAAAAGGCAGTCTATTAAGGTGATCCTTAAGACTGTCCTTTTTTTAAAAATATAAGAATTTATATGTTTCACACGATAACTTATCCTTCTATTTCTCGCTGAAACGGTACCGTCCTTATAAAAGGACGGCAAAGCCGTTTCCACTTGTGAAAAATGGTAAACAAATAATGATTGACATTATTAATAGTAATTATTACGATTAAATGGCATATATCATTAATTAGGGTATCAGGAGGAACGACGATGAGTAAGAACAAGGCGGGGTGGTATGAGGTTGTTAACATGAATGCTCCGAACTGTTGCTTAACCAGAGGGTTAAATGAGCTTTATGGCCTGCAGACTTTCCAACAGGAAAAACTTCAAGTTCCTGAGCCAATGGGTACTGGATTCTGGGAGAGGATACAGGTGAGTGCTTCAGTTGAAATTTTAATTTGCGATATGAGCTTTCACGAGGCAATGGTAATTGGCAGCAAGGAAGAAGACGACCATATCAAATGGAGTTTTTGTCTCGGAGAACCGATAGAGTGGATGCTCAAGCATTCGAGCCAAAACTATTACTTGGAATCTGGTGAAACCTCGGTTTTTGGACGTCATTTGACCAGTAGCATAGGCTACTTTCAAGCGAACAGACAGTATCGCGGCATTACTATAAAGCAGGATCCAAATTACTTGAACGCACTTCAGGGACATTCCGGCGCTAAGGGTTGGCATAATTATCTCGGTTCCGCTGATACTCCCTTTCACAAAAACACGACCAGTCCAGCAATTAACCGCACTCTTCTGGACATACTGCGATGCGACTATGAAGGCGGCATCAGAAAAATGTACTTGGAAGGAAAAGTACTGGAACTGACTGCTATTCTATTGCAGGAAAATGCTCGTGAAAGACCAGTCTCTTCGGGTATGTCTAAGACTGATATAAAGGCTTTAATGCTGGCCAAAGAAATATTAGATCGAAATCTGCAATCTACTCCAAGCATAGCCGAGCTATCGAGACAAATCTGTTTAAACGAATTCAAGTTAAAAAAGGGTTTTAAACAGCTATACGGAGCATCAGTACACGCCTATGTGATAGATCGCAGGCTGGAAACTGCATATAGATTACTAGAGAGCGGTTCTTTGAATGTGACGGCAGCTGCGGAGTTGTCTGGATTTAACAAACCGAGTTATTTTGCCGAGAAGTTTAGACGGAAATATGGAGCCAATCCATCCCGGTATTTTAGAGAAAATTGCTGATTCGGCAAATAATCCGTTTTGGGGTCAAGAGGATACCGATAAGGGTGTCTCTTGTAATAGAAGATATGCAATTATTTAATGATGAGAAAGAATGAGAAAGGAGTCTGTGTCATAAGTGATTGAGAATGATAATCTTTATCTGATATTTAAATTTTTTCAAATAGAAGGAGAGATATTTAATGAATAAGAACAAGAAACTTAAAACCAAGGATTACATACTGGCAGGTATCTTCAGTATTCTGGTCTTCGTCGTTAACTCTGTAATAGGCACGTTGTTGACACCGTTCATGGTATCAGCCATGCCTTTGATTTCGGGAGCCTGCTTGTTTTTCTCCGCTATTGTCTATTTGATCATGGCAATGAAGATAGGTAAAAGAGGAGTATTGCTGCTCCTTGGACTGGTTACGGGAATTGTTTATACCATTATGGGCGTCCCGCTCTTGCTTCCTTTCTTTACTTTAGCAGGTTTGTTAGGTGAATCTATATTATTAAAAGGCGATGGAGGTCAGTACCGCCGAATTACCCGCCAATCTCTGGCCTATGCCGCGTATGGTGCGGTATTTGGTCTGGGAGGGTATGTCACCGTTTATGTGTATGGCAGCGACTATCTGGATACGATGTATTCCCCAGAGATGAGTGAAAGCATGTTTAACTTTGCCTATTCTCCGTCATGGATGATCGGAAGTCTAATCTTTTCCTTCGTGCTGACATTGCTGGGTTGTGTATTTGCCGCCAAACTGTTGAACAAGCACTTCATCAAAGCGGGAATGATTAAATAAGTAGATTAATCAGGGGGGAATGAGATGGATTCCAGAACTGAAATGACAGGATTGATTAGAATAGCCGGTGAAAAAAAGGGCTTGCTTATCGTAGCAAGCATTTTCTCCGTTATTTCGAGCTTGTTGCAGATTGTTCCTTTTATAGCGGTCTATAAGATCATTGCCGAATTATTGATGCATGCAGGAAATCCTGAAACGATTGATAAAGATCTTATTCTTTATTGGGGTGTATTCGTGTTTGCCGCGATGATTGTTGCGTTAGTTACCTTCTACATCAGCGGGATATCTTCCCACATTGCGGCTTTTCATATTCTCTATCAGTTGCGCCTGCGGCTTGCTGAGCATGTGGCCAAAGTACCGATGGGCTACCATTCTAAAACAGCCACAGGAGAGTTGAAAAAGATCATTGAAGTCAGTGTTGAAAAAATCGAGAAATTTATCGCCCACCAACTGCCGGATCTGGTGAGTGCCGCAGTGATTCCTGTTCTTCTTGTCGGATACTTGTGCTGGCTGGACTGGCGCCTGGCTCTGATTCTGCTGATCCCCATTGGCTGTGGCTTCTGGCTACAGGCTCGAATGTTCGCAAGCGCTGAAGGCCAAACGGCTTATCGTGAATTCCAATATGCCGTAGAAGAAATGAACGCTACAGGAGTGGAATATATCAGGGGAATGCCTGCGGTAAAGGTATTTGGCATTACGGCTGATTCATTTCTAACCTTTAAAACGGCAGTGGTCAAGTACAGGGATATCTCACTGCGGATTACTAATCTGTGCAAAACTTCCTACAGTCTGTTTTTTGTTCTCATGGGCTCGTTGTTTGTCTTTGTGGTACCGGTAGGTATTCTGCTACTCAGTGAAAATGCCGGAAACCAGGCATTTGCGATTACTTTTATTCTATTTCTGGTTATTACTCCAAGTCTGTCTGCTCCTCTGCTGAAACTGCTGCATGTGGGGAGCGGACTGCGGGAGATCATAGAAGGTAATAAACGGATAGATGCCATATTGTCGCAAAAGGCGGTGGAAGAACCGCAGAAACCACAAATTCCTGAGTCTTATGATATTCAGTTTCACCAGGTATCTTTCGCCTATGAAACTGTAGAAAGCAAGGATTACAAGCCTGTGTTGGAGAACATCAGCTTTTTGGCACAATCGGGCGAAATGACCGCACTCGTAGGTCCATCGGGCGGAGGGAAATCAACCATTGCCAGCTTGCTGCTGCGTTTTTGGGATGTGCAGGAAGGCATGATTACAATCGGGGGGGTGCCTGTTCAAGAGATGGGGACAGAGCAACTGATGGATACTGTTTCATTCGTCTTTCAGGATGTGCATCTGTTCTACGATTCGATTGAAGAAAACATCCGAATGGGGAATACAGTGGCATCCGGAGAGGATGTGATTGCTGCAGCCAAAATAGCCTGCTGCCATGAATTTATTGAGCAGCTGGAGCATGGATATGCTACGAAAATCGGTGAAGGCGGAACGTATCTGTCAGGTGGAGAAGCTCAGCGAATTGCGATTGCTCGTGCGTTGCTCAAAAATGCGCCCATATTAGTATTGGACGAAGCAACGGCTTATGCGGACGCCGAGAACGAACATAAAATCCAACAGGGCCTGGTAGAACTGGTCAAAGGAAAAACCGTACTTATTATTGCCCATCGTCTATCGACGATTCGTGCGGCTGAGCAGATTCTCGTTCTGAAACAGGGACGAATTGTAGAACGGGGAACACATGAGGAACTGCGGTGTCAACAAGGGTTGTATGATCAGATGTGGCAAGCGCATATTCGCGCAGCTTCATGGAAGCTGGGAGTTGGTAACCTGCAATCAGAGGCGGCAAAGGAGGGTGCGGGAATTGAATAAGTATCTATTTAACATATCCGGTGGCAACCCGAGGAACTTATGGTCTGCTGCTGTAGCGGCAATCCTGGATGGTATTGCCAAAGTTATTCCAGCAGCGCTGCTCGTCGATCTTTTTAATAGCATTTATAGATCTTTTGCAGAGCCGGCAGTTGCGCTCAATACTGCAAGGATGTGGATCGTCAGCATCATTCTTTTGCTGTGGATGGCAGTAGAATATGCAGCTTATGCTTCGCTCTATGATAAAACCTATAAGGCAGCCTACAGTTTGGCTGCTACAGGGCGTTTATCGCTCGCGGAGCATATTCGTAAATTATCCTTGGGGTTCTTCGGAAAACGCGATCCCGGGGATTTAACCAACCTATTGCTCAGTGATTATGGACAAGTTGAGCATACGATATCTCACAATCTTCCCCAACTCATCAGCGCTGTGATGCTGCCGGTTCTGGCACTGCTTGGACTGATTTTTCTGGACTATCGAATGGCGTTGGCCATGTTCGCGGCTATTCCACTAGGAGCATTGCTGCTGTGGCTGACTGACTCCATTCAAGCGAGTCTAAGCGAGAAGCATGTCAGAGCCAAAAATGAAGCAGCCAGCCGACTGCAGGAATATCTGTCCGGGATTCGGGAGATTAAGGCATATAATATGGGCGGACAACGCTTTGAACGGCTGCGCATTGCCTTTGATAACCTTATGCGAGCCTCCATTCGCCTTGAAGGTGTCATGGGGCCAATGATTATGGGGGCCATGCTGCTGACCCGTTCTGGCTTGACGCTGATGATTTGTACCGGAAGCTTTCTGCTTGTCGGTGGAACGCTGTCACTCCCGGTATTTCTGCTATTTCTTCTGATAGGGAGTAAAGTGTTTGAACCCTTGACCGTCGTGCTGATGAACTATGGAGAATTGCGTTATTCGGCATACAGCGCCCAGCGAATCATGGACGTGCAAGGCGAAGAACCTATGCAGGGTTCGGAGAGCATTCAGGCTTCCGGTCCCATTATTTTTGACAATGTTACGTTTGGATATGATACCCATATACCTGTGCTGAAGGAGTTGTCATTCCAGATTAAGCCCAAGACCATAACGGCATTGGTAGGACCTTCAGGCAGTGGGAAAAGCACCATAACCCGTTTGATTGCAAGATTCTGGGAGGTGGAGCAGGGCCGGATTACTATAGGAGGCATCCCTGTCCGGAATGCAGACCCGGAGAAGCTGTTGAAGGATATTTCCATGGTATTTCAGGATGTGTACTTATTTCAGGATACGATCGGCAACAACATTCGCATTGGAAAAATGGATGCAACTCAGGAAGAGATTGAGGATGCGGCGAGCCGTGCCTGCTGTCACGAATTTATTGCTAGTCTACCACAGGGATATGATACCCCTGTAGGAGAAGGCGGTTCCACACTGTCAGGCGGAGAAAAGCAGCGTATTTCTATCGCCCGCGCATTGCTCAAAAATGCTTCCATTGTGCTCTTGGATGAAGCAACGGCTTCGCTAGATCCAGAAAATGAAGCAGCTGTGCAACAAGCGATCAACGAACTGGTCGCAGACAAAACGGTGATCCTTATTGCCCACCGCCTAAAGACAATACAGAATGCCGATAATATTGTTGTGCTCGACCAGGGAAAGCTTGTTGAAGAAGGGACGCATGATCTGCTGATAAGCAAAAAGGGTCTGTACGCCCATTTATGGAGCCTGCAGCAGGACTCGGACGGATGGAGATTAAAATGATAAGACCACGTATCGAATTTGATCCTCGCTCCCAGCTGCTAATGGTGCTCCTTACCAGCTTGGCCGTTTTTTTGGCGGATTTAAGCAGTCTGCCATGGATTATTGGTTTTATGGCGGTCTATCTGGTAATACAGGGAATTTACAAGCAAACCGTTCTATATCTAATCTTGGTACTGCTGCTGTATTTGCTTCAAGGCTGGATCTCCCAGGTGGAACTGGAAATGATTAGGTTCTTAGGGTTTATCACTTTTTTAGGGTTGCGGTTTATACCCGTATTTATGGCCACTCTTTCACTTGGCAGGGTCCCATCCGGCAAACTGATGGCGGCACTGCAGAAGTTAAGACTGCCTATGGGGATTCTTATTGCGATAACGGTAAGCTCACGATTTATACCTGTGC
This window encodes:
- a CDS encoding ABC transporter ATP-binding protein; translated protein: MDSRTEMTGLIRIAGEKKGLLIVASIFSVISSLLQIVPFIAVYKIIAELLMHAGNPETIDKDLILYWGVFVFAAMIVALVTFYISGISSHIAAFHILYQLRLRLAEHVAKVPMGYHSKTATGELKKIIEVSVEKIEKFIAHQLPDLVSAAVIPVLLVGYLCWLDWRLALILLIPIGCGFWLQARMFASAEGQTAYREFQYAVEEMNATGVEYIRGMPAVKVFGITADSFLTFKTAVVKYRDISLRITNLCKTSYSLFFVLMGSLFVFVVPVGILLLSENAGNQAFAITFILFLVITPSLSAPLLKLLHVGSGLREIIEGNKRIDAILSQKAVEEPQKPQIPESYDIQFHQVSFAYETVESKDYKPVLENISFLAQSGEMTALVGPSGGGKSTIASLLLRFWDVQEGMITIGGVPVQEMGTEQLMDTVSFVFQDVHLFYDSIEENIRMGNTVASGEDVIAAAKIACCHEFIEQLEHGYATKIGEGGTYLSGGEAQRIAIARALLKNAPILVLDEATAYADAENEHKIQQGLVELVKGKTVLIIAHRLSTIRAAEQILVLKQGRIVERGTHEELRCQQGLYDQMWQAHIRAASWKLGVGNLQSEAAKEGAGIE
- a CDS encoding MptD family putative ECF transporter S component; protein product: MNKNKKLKTKDYILAGIFSILVFVVNSVIGTLLTPFMVSAMPLISGACLFFSAIVYLIMAMKIGKRGVLLLLGLVTGIVYTIMGVPLLLPFFTLAGLLGESILLKGDGGQYRRITRQSLAYAAYGAVFGLGGYVTVYVYGSDYLDTMYSPEMSESMFNFAYSPSWMIGSLIFSFVLTLLGCVFAAKLLNKHFIKAGMIK
- a CDS encoding energy-coupling factor transporter transmembrane component T family protein; this translates as MEIKMIRPRIEFDPRSQLLMVLLTSLAVFLADLSSLPWIIGFMAVYLVIQGIYKQTVLYLILVLLLYLLQGWISQVELEMIRFLGFITFLGLRFIPVFMATLSLGRVPSGKLMAALQKLRLPMGILIAITVSSRFIPVLKREYEAIQVSAKLRGISITSPRNWLRPLRTFEYTIVPLLMRSLKISDELAASATTKGIDFPGKKTSIYTIAFKGRDMAVLIAYAGWLIVVFRFGGAR
- a CDS encoding ABC transporter ATP-binding protein; the protein is MNKYLFNISGGNPRNLWSAAVAAILDGIAKVIPAALLVDLFNSIYRSFAEPAVALNTARMWIVSIILLLWMAVEYAAYASLYDKTYKAAYSLAATGRLSLAEHIRKLSLGFFGKRDPGDLTNLLLSDYGQVEHTISHNLPQLISAVMLPVLALLGLIFLDYRMALAMFAAIPLGALLLWLTDSIQASLSEKHVRAKNEAASRLQEYLSGIREIKAYNMGGQRFERLRIAFDNLMRASIRLEGVMGPMIMGAMLLTRSGLTLMICTGSFLLVGGTLSLPVFLLFLLIGSKVFEPLTVVLMNYGELRYSAYSAQRIMDVQGEEPMQGSESIQASGPIIFDNVTFGYDTHIPVLKELSFQIKPKTITALVGPSGSGKSTITRLIARFWEVEQGRITIGGIPVRNADPEKLLKDISMVFQDVYLFQDTIGNNIRIGKMDATQEEIEDAASRACCHEFIASLPQGYDTPVGEGGSTLSGGEKQRISIARALLKNASIVLLDEATASLDPENEAAVQQAINELVADKTVILIAHRLKTIQNADNIVVLDQGKLVEEGTHDLLISKKGLYAHLWSLQQDSDGWRLK